A single window of Pseudarthrobacter psychrotolerans DNA harbors:
- a CDS encoding HAMP domain-containing sensor histidine kinase, with amino-acid sequence MTLRLRMTLVIAAAITLTVMVFAALVYALAGHELRTNDDLSLRRESDRIIQLIQTDPNWQDYSQCTWVRSPACAQLVAPTPGGDLDPGTGPALPITGQMREVASGERAAFFTEAAIGDDPIRVYVRQLPNQRALVVGVRDDRVLASFERLGWLLAATVLGALVVAAGTAYLAARRGLRPVDRLTAAAESIAQTGNTEIRIPGSTTSEINRLGIAFNTMLSELEQSRRQQEQLIADASHELRTPLTSLRTNAAMLKNPGLEQSSKERITGALEHELVGMQSLIEDLIDLARHEEVPSFIEEMDINELVLYCMDNAERRYPGVAWSLEGTGHRLLVTGERGRLARAIANLLDNAGKFTPEPGQVRVTLRVAQRSVTLDVRDTGPGIPSQDLPHVFDRFYRSTTARSVAGSGLGLAVVHNVAIAHNGTATAHPCPSGAHLRLTLPLADDS; translated from the coding sequence GTGACACTGCGGCTGCGGATGACGCTGGTGATCGCGGCGGCCATCACCCTCACCGTTATGGTGTTCGCCGCACTGGTGTATGCCCTGGCGGGGCACGAACTGCGCACAAACGACGATTTGTCCTTGCGACGTGAATCGGATCGCATCATTCAGCTGATCCAGACCGATCCGAACTGGCAGGACTATTCCCAGTGCACTTGGGTCCGTTCGCCGGCTTGCGCCCAGCTGGTGGCGCCAACGCCCGGTGGAGACCTGGACCCTGGCACCGGGCCGGCGTTGCCCATCACCGGGCAGATGCGCGAGGTGGCCTCCGGGGAGAGGGCGGCGTTCTTCACGGAAGCGGCCATCGGCGACGATCCAATCCGTGTTTATGTCAGGCAGCTGCCAAACCAGAGAGCTTTGGTGGTGGGAGTCAGGGACGACAGGGTGTTGGCGTCCTTTGAGCGTCTCGGTTGGCTGCTGGCAGCGACAGTGCTCGGCGCCCTTGTGGTGGCTGCAGGTACTGCCTACCTAGCCGCCAGACGTGGACTCCGGCCGGTAGACCGGCTGACGGCTGCAGCCGAGAGTATCGCCCAGACCGGCAACACCGAGATCAGGATCCCTGGAAGCACCACAAGCGAGATCAACAGGCTCGGCATCGCCTTCAACACGATGCTAAGCGAACTGGAGCAATCCCGCCGCCAGCAGGAACAACTCATTGCCGATGCGTCCCATGAGCTGCGCACACCCCTGACGTCGCTGCGGACCAACGCCGCCATGCTCAAGAATCCCGGCCTTGAGCAAAGCAGCAAGGAACGCATAACCGGGGCTCTGGAGCATGAGCTGGTAGGGATGCAGTCCCTCATCGAGGACCTGATCGATCTGGCCCGCCACGAAGAGGTCCCATCCTTCATCGAGGAAATGGACATCAACGAACTTGTTCTCTATTGCATGGACAACGCCGAACGGCGTTACCCCGGAGTGGCATGGTCCCTGGAAGGAACTGGGCACCGGCTCCTAGTGACCGGAGAACGCGGCAGGTTAGCCCGGGCCATCGCGAATCTACTGGACAACGCCGGCAAATTTACGCCGGAGCCGGGCCAGGTCCGGGTAACGCTTCGCGTGGCACAGCGCAGCGTCACCCTTGACGTGCGGGACACGGGACCGGGAATCCCGTCCCAGGACCTGCCCCATGTCTTTGACAGGTTCTACCGTTCGACCACCGCGCGAAGCGTGGCCGGATCCGGGCTGGGACTCGCCGTGGTGCACAACGTAGCCATCGCACACAACGGCACGGCGACGGCGCATCCCTGCCCGAGCGGGGCGCACCTCAGACTCACCCTCCCGCTGGCCGACGACAGCTAG
- a CDS encoding response regulator transcription factor: protein MQTMLVGMTEPITVLVVDDDPGIRSSLQSLLEAAGYLLETAADGRAALERVAATSPDLLVVDVLMPIMDGLALCRMLRSAGNTVPVLLLTARSDVADCVAGLDAGADDYLSKPFEPDELLARLRAMARRTARLPPGPNGYRDLVLVPDAHAVRQKGRWIDLSSTEYAILCVLAENPEQALSRGQISDAVWGYAMAPASNALEVYVSYLRRKLEADGEPRLIQTVRGVGYRLAAS, encoded by the coding sequence ATGCAAACTATGCTGGTGGGCATGACGGAGCCGATAACAGTCCTGGTCGTCGATGACGATCCGGGAATCAGGAGCTCCCTGCAGTCATTGCTTGAAGCTGCCGGCTACCTGCTGGAAACCGCCGCTGACGGCCGGGCGGCGCTCGAAAGGGTCGCTGCGACGTCCCCGGATCTGCTGGTGGTGGACGTTTTGATGCCGATCATGGACGGACTCGCCCTGTGCCGCATGCTCCGGTCCGCTGGCAATACCGTCCCGGTCCTGCTGCTGACGGCCCGCAGCGATGTGGCTGACTGCGTTGCAGGTTTGGACGCAGGAGCGGATGACTACCTTTCTAAACCGTTTGAACCTGATGAGCTGCTGGCCCGGTTGCGGGCCATGGCACGACGGACAGCCCGCCTTCCGCCCGGTCCCAACGGGTACCGGGATTTGGTACTGGTCCCCGACGCCCATGCCGTGAGGCAAAAGGGACGTTGGATTGACTTAAGCAGCACCGAATACGCCATCCTTTGCGTGCTCGCTGAAAACCCGGAGCAAGCACTCAGCCGAGGCCAGATCAGTGACGCGGTGTGGGGATATGCAATGGCTCCGGCCTCCAACGCACTGGAGGTCTACGTCAGTTACCTGCGCCGCAAACTCGAAGCTGACGGTGAACCCCGGCTCATCCAGACCGTGCGGGGGGTCGGCTACCGGCTGGCCGCATCGTGA
- a CDS encoding endonuclease/exonuclease/phosphatase family protein, translating into MEMDAGTTYATAAQRGPLEARRRRPRVRDWIIGIFAGAIMALLFGHGLAPEAAGIALVIESFLPWVGAAIAALLMVALLSKAWVGAIPVVVALVSWGLVFLPVLMTGAVPASAAGTSEAAAGGLTVVTQNLRAGNPDAEAAVEKLIESDADVVVLQELTGPALARISPLMDGTFGHRQLAGTVGVWSRFPLGQGEPLTLGLGWSRAVSVQLESPAGPVQLYAVHLPSVRPGEVSSRNNGLAKLTEIVEADPSPRILVVGDFNTANTDRAFAPLLATLDDARAGFGFTWPARYPATRPDHILFCGFTLTGASVIASPGTDHLAALARLQPGTVPRPPLYHLLNRGIPYNLTLQKLFHVRDRTAHQPSAPWRSRGPRRIGTGNSL; encoded by the coding sequence ATGGAAATGGACGCCGGAACTACCTACGCAACCGCCGCGCAGCGCGGGCCACTTGAGGCTCGGCGACGCCGTCCACGAGTGCGCGACTGGATCATTGGCATCTTTGCGGGGGCAATCATGGCACTGCTCTTCGGCCATGGACTGGCACCGGAGGCTGCCGGTATTGCGCTCGTAATCGAGAGCTTCCTGCCGTGGGTAGGGGCCGCCATCGCCGCGTTGCTCATGGTGGCGTTGCTTTCGAAAGCCTGGGTCGGCGCCATCCCGGTGGTGGTCGCACTAGTTTCCTGGGGCCTGGTATTTCTGCCAGTCCTGATGACGGGAGCCGTCCCGGCCTCGGCTGCCGGCACATCGGAGGCGGCGGCCGGGGGACTGACCGTTGTCACGCAAAACCTCCGCGCAGGAAATCCTGACGCCGAAGCGGCAGTGGAAAAACTGATCGAATCAGATGCCGACGTTGTGGTCTTACAGGAGCTGACCGGGCCGGCGCTGGCCCGGATATCTCCGCTGATGGACGGAACGTTCGGGCACCGACAGCTGGCAGGAACCGTTGGGGTATGGAGCCGGTTTCCGCTGGGCCAGGGTGAGCCCCTCACCCTGGGGCTCGGCTGGTCGCGCGCAGTCAGCGTGCAGCTGGAATCGCCCGCCGGTCCCGTCCAGCTCTATGCCGTGCACCTGCCCTCTGTCCGGCCCGGCGAAGTGAGCAGCCGGAACAACGGGCTTGCGAAACTCACCGAAATTGTAGAGGCGGATCCCTCGCCCAGAATCCTGGTGGTCGGCGATTTCAATACGGCCAACACCGACCGCGCCTTCGCCCCTTTGCTGGCCACACTTGACGACGCCCGGGCCGGCTTCGGATTCACATGGCCGGCACGCTATCCCGCAACGAGACCAGATCACATCCTGTTCTGCGGTTTCACCCTAACCGGAGCCTCCGTGATCGCCTCGCCGGGCACGGACCATCTCGCCGCGCTGGCACGGTTGCAGCCCGGGACAGTCCCCCGGCCGCCACTCTACCACCTGCTGAACCGCGGAATCCCGTATAACCTGACCCTCCAGAAGCTGTTCCACGTCCGGGATAGGACCGCCCACCAGCCCAGCGCGCCCTGGCGATCTCGGGGTCCGAGGAGGATCGGTACGGGAAATTCACTTTAG
- the cynS gene encoding cyanase, producing MIHSQNAQAPREELTAAIIDAKMRKGLSWQELTDGTGLSLAFVTAALLGQHPLPETAAEIVAERLDLGEDASMLLQTIPLRGSILGGIPTDPTIYRFYEMLQVYGSTLKALVHEQFGDGIISAINFKLDIKKVEDPDGGSRAVITLDGKYLPTKPF from the coding sequence ATGATTCATTCCCAGAACGCCCAGGCTCCGCGCGAGGAACTGACCGCCGCCATCATCGATGCCAAGATGCGCAAGGGCCTCTCTTGGCAGGAACTGACCGATGGCACTGGTCTGAGCCTTGCCTTCGTCACCGCCGCCCTGCTCGGCCAGCATCCGTTGCCTGAAACCGCTGCGGAAATCGTCGCCGAGCGGCTGGATCTGGGCGAGGACGCCTCCATGCTGCTGCAGACCATTCCGCTGCGCGGCAGCATCCTCGGCGGTATCCCAACCGACCCCACCATCTACCGTTTCTACGAAATGCTCCAGGTCTACGGTTCCACCCTGAAAGCCCTGGTGCACGAACAGTTCGGTGACGGCATCATCAGTGCCATCAACTTCAAGCTGGACATCAAGAAAGTTGAAGACCCCGACGGCGGTTCACGTGCCGTGATCACCCTCGACGGAAAATACCTGCCCACCAAACCGTTCTGA
- a CDS encoding carbonic anhydrase produces MQDIIEGFLKFQREAFPKRSGLFKELATAQNPGALFIACSDSRVVPELLTQREPGDLFVIRNAGNIVPAYGPEPGGVSATVEYAVAVLGVTDIIICGHSDCGAMTAISSDTNLDHLPAVASWLAHADAAKVVNAARTHGSAQERLEAMVRGNVIAQLTNIRTHPSVSLALDQNRLNLHGWVYDIETGSIETLDGATGLFVPLADNPQTSATPATAGLAA; encoded by the coding sequence ATGCAAGACATCATCGAAGGCTTTCTGAAATTTCAACGGGAAGCCTTTCCGAAGCGCTCTGGACTCTTCAAGGAGCTGGCCACCGCCCAGAACCCCGGGGCTCTGTTCATTGCCTGCTCGGACAGCCGGGTCGTGCCGGAGTTGCTGACCCAGCGGGAACCGGGCGACCTGTTCGTGATCCGCAACGCCGGCAACATCGTGCCGGCCTACGGCCCGGAGCCCGGCGGTGTCTCCGCGACAGTCGAGTACGCGGTCGCCGTCCTGGGCGTCACGGACATCATCATCTGTGGCCATTCCGACTGCGGAGCGATGACTGCCATCTCCTCCGACACGAACCTGGACCACCTGCCGGCCGTGGCCAGCTGGCTTGCCCATGCCGACGCGGCGAAGGTCGTCAACGCCGCCCGCACCCACGGATCGGCCCAGGAGCGACTGGAGGCCATGGTCCGCGGGAACGTCATCGCCCAGCTGACCAACATCAGGACCCATCCCTCCGTCTCCCTGGCCCTGGACCAGAACCGGCTGAACCTCCACGGCTGGGTCTACGACATCGAAACGGGCTCCATCGAGACCCTCGACGGCGCCACAGGCCTCTTTGTCCCACTTGCGGACAACCCGCAGACCAGTGCCACGCCGGCCACAGCCGGCCTGGCCGCCTAA